The genome window ATCATCATGGTCGACCAGCTGAACGGCACCCTCTTTCCCAATGGCCCCGCCGACTGGCTGCACGCGCCCAACCTCAAGCGGCTGGCGGCGCGCTCGACCCGTTTCAAGAACGGCTACACCGCCTCGCCGCTCTGCGCCCCCGGCCGGGCCAGCTTCATGTCGGGGCAGTTGCCCTCCGTCACCGGCGTTTATGACAACGCCGCCGAGTTCCCTTCCGACCTGCCGACCTATGCCCACCACCTGCGCCGCGCGGGCTACCAGACCTGCCTTTCGGGCAAGATGCATTTCGTCGGCCCCGACCAGATGCACGGCTTTGAAGAGCGGCTGACGACCGATATCTACCCCGCCGATTTCGGCTGGACGCCCGATTACCGCAAGCCCGGCGAACGCATCGACTGGTGGTATCACAACATGGGCTCGGTGACGGGCGCGGGTGTGGCCGAGATTTCCAACCAGATGGAATACGACGACGAGGTGGCCTACAACGCGACCCGCAAGCTCTACGATCTGGCCCGCGGTCACGACGACCGCCCTTGGTGCCTGACCGTCAGCTTCACCCATCCGCACGATCCCTACGTCGCCCGCAAGAAATTCTGGGACATGTACGAGGATTGCGAGCATCTGCTCCCCGAGGTCGGCGCCCTCGCCTACGAAGAACAAGACCCTCATTCCAAACGCATTTTTGACGCCAACGACTGGCGCAGCTTCGATATCACCGAAGACGATATCCGCCGCTCCCGCCGTGCCTACTTCGCCAATATCTCCTACCTCGACGAGAAAGTGGGCGAGTTGTTCGACGTGCTGGACCGCACCCGGCAGGAGGCCACGATCCTCTTTGTCTCTGATCATGGTGACATGCTCGGCGCGCGCGGCCTCTGGTTCAAGATGACCTTCTATGAGGGCTCCTCCCGGGTGCCGGTGATGATCGCCTCGCCCGAGATGGAGCCGGGTCTGGTAGAGGCCCCGGTCAGCAACATCGACATCTGCCCCACCCTCTGTGATCTCGCCGGGGTGAGCATGGAAGAAGTCATGCCCTGGACGGCGGGCGAAAGCCTCAAACCCTTGGGCCAGGGTCAGATGCGCGAGAGCGCCGTGGCCATGGAGTATGCCGCCGAAGCCAGCTACGCGCCGCTCGTTTCGCTCCGCAAAGGGCGCTACAAGCTGAACCTCTGCGCGCTCGACCCCGATCAACTCTTCGATCTCGAGGCTGATCCTCACGAGCTTGAAAACCTTGCGAGCAACCCGGCCCATGCCGAGCCCTACGCCGCCCTGAAGGCCGAGGCCGAGGCCCGCTGGGATCTGCCCCGCTTCGATGCAGAAGTGCGCCGCAGCCAGGCCCGCCGCTGGGTTGTCTACGAGGCGTTGCGCAATGGCGAATACTACCCGTGGGACTACCAGCCGCTGCAAAAGGCCTCCGAGCGCTTCATGCGCAATCACATGGATCTGAACACCGTCGAAGAAGACGCCCGCTTTCCGCGCGGCGAGTGAGAAAACAATGACTTACCCTACCCAGCCCGAAGCCAGCCACTACGTGAACGGCGCCTATCTCGAAGACGCCGCCGGCGAGGTGATCGAGGTGATCTACCCGGCCACCGGCGAGGTCATCGCCCGGGTCCATGCTGCCACCCCTGCCGTCGTCGACGCCGCACTGGAGGCTGCCACCAAGGCGCAGAAAATCTGGGCTGCCATGACGGGGCGCGAGCGGGGCCGCGTGCTCACCGACGCCGCTCGGCTGATGCGTGAGCGCAACCGCGACCTCTCGGTGCTGGAGACCTATGACACCGGCAAGCCGCTTCAGGAAACCCTGGTTGCAGATGCCACCTCCGGCGCCGATGCGCTGGAGTACTTCGGCGGGCTGGCCGGCTCGCTCACCGGCGAGCACATCCAGCTCGGCGAAGACTGGGTCTATACCGTGCGCGAGCCGCTCGGCGTCTGCGTTGGCATCGGAGCGTGGAACTACCCCACGCAGATAGCCTGCTGGAAGGGCGCTCCGGCCCTAGCCTGCGGCAACGCGATGGTCTTCAAACCGTCCGAAACCACCCCGCTCTGCGCCCTCAAGGTCGCCGAGATCCTTACTGAAGCCGGAGCGCCCGCCGGCCTCTTCAACGTGGTGCAGGGCATGGGCGAGGTCGGCTCCCGGCTCGTCACCCATCCTGCCGTGGCCAA of Oceanicola sp. 502str15 contains these proteins:
- the betC gene encoding choline-sulfatase; this translates as MSRPNFLIIMVDQLNGTLFPNGPADWLHAPNLKRLAARSTRFKNGYTASPLCAPGRASFMSGQLPSVTGVYDNAAEFPSDLPTYAHHLRRAGYQTCLSGKMHFVGPDQMHGFEERLTTDIYPADFGWTPDYRKPGERIDWWYHNMGSVTGAGVAEISNQMEYDDEVAYNATRKLYDLARGHDDRPWCLTVSFTHPHDPYVARKKFWDMYEDCEHLLPEVGALAYEEQDPHSKRIFDANDWRSFDITEDDIRRSRRAYFANISYLDEKVGELFDVLDRTRQEATILFVSDHGDMLGARGLWFKMTFYEGSSRVPVMIASPEMEPGLVEAPVSNIDICPTLCDLAGVSMEEVMPWTAGESLKPLGQGQMRESAVAMEYAAEASYAPLVSLRKGRYKLNLCALDPDQLFDLEADPHELENLASNPAHAEPYAALKAEAEARWDLPRFDAEVRRSQARRWVVYEALRNGEYYPWDYQPLQKASERFMRNHMDLNTVEEDARFPRGE